The proteins below come from a single Parcubacteria group bacterium genomic window:
- a CDS encoding serine hydrolase yields the protein MPNINKFFQRLSSKNKYLPAGLATLILAVLFLSGFFLGRKMQTGDNGQSKEIRQSSGYAFINPLLECEVGNESPILKSAELKVKKAIQEQIIDKNPSASIAFYYRDLNNGPTFGINEQSSYSPASLLKVPIMLAYYKYSEHDPTIFGKSLTAGKPATEFSQQIQPEKRISEGKSYTVSQLIEAMIKYSDNDATNLLFQNVNQKDFGAVFSDLGINMPEIYNANNSMTVKDYASFFRILYNASYLNRGLSEQALALLGTVDYKGGLLAGTPKGITVAHKFGERESLGDDKQVVRQLHDCGIVYHPQRPYLLCVMTKGQDFTKLSHIIAGISKIIYDQVDSGAR from the coding sequence ATGCCCAATATCAACAAATTTTTTCAACGCTTATCTTCGAAAAACAAATACTTGCCTGCCGGATTAGCTACGCTCATTTTGGCTGTTCTTTTTTTGTCCGGTTTTTTTCTCGGCAGAAAGATGCAAACCGGAGACAATGGGCAAAGCAAGGAGATCCGCCAATCATCCGGATATGCTTTTATTAACCCGCTTTTGGAATGCGAAGTTGGGAATGAATCACCAATCTTGAAATCAGCCGAGTTGAAAGTAAAAAAAGCGATCCAGGAGCAGATAATTGACAAAAACCCCTCCGCCAGCATTGCTTTTTATTATCGGGATCTGAATAATGGTCCGACATTTGGAATCAATGAACAGTCCAGCTATTCCCCAGCCAGTCTTTTGAAAGTTCCAATCATGTTGGCCTACTATAAATATTCCGAGCACGATCCGACTATTTTTGGGAAATCACTCACCGCGGGAAAACCAGCCACTGAGTTTTCCCAGCAGATCCAGCCGGAAAAACGGATTTCGGAAGGCAAGAGCTACACCGTTTCGCAATTGATTGAAGCGATGATCAAATACTCTGACAACGATGCAACCAATCTTTTGTTTCAAAATGTCAACCAAAAAGATTTCGGCGCGGTCTTTTCCGATCTGGGAATCAATATGCCGGAAATCTACAATGCGAACAACTCGATGACCGTCAAAGATTATGCCTCTTTTTTCCGCATCCTCTATAACGCATCCTACCTAAACCGAGGACTTTCCGAGCAAGCATTAGCACTACTCGGAACGGTTGATTATAAGGGCGGACTCTTAGCTGGAACTCCGAAGGGAATTACAGTTGCCCATAAATTCGGAGAGCGAGAATCATTAGGTGATGATAAACAAGTCGTGAGGCAACTGCATGATTGCGGGATCGTGTACCATCCGCAAAGACCCTATCTGCTCTGCGTGATGACCAAAGGGCAGGATTTCACCAAGCTTTCCCATATAATCGCCGGAATTTCTAAAATCATCTACGACCAAGTCGATTCCGGAGCACGTTGA
- a CDS encoding LytR C-terminal domain-containing protein, with product MEIEVETDGASVKEKKIAKLFSAKKKAPKKIEKKNKTAIEEKIKIASKATGKEKKRNRVVLFVVPLLVVSCFVLGFFTYYYRNKYVQLVKTPTILEKNDRELVLGNVSNLAELPSGEDPIIATAGDVEKLTGQAFSSDVSADDKAVIYVGAKKAIIYRTSSGKIVETTPFSSEEDKIVAHAENQTALVATEAQVAGADTQNADQIGMVAQIVNQNEVGKAATQIIDQAITPIDKRFRVAVYNGTSVKGVAEKMAQTIISVNTNIDVVKKTSAAGDYLKTTVIDLSGNNGQFATDLASAIDGEVLTAVPAGEAVPKADVLVIVGGK from the coding sequence ATGGAAATCGAAGTGGAGACAGACGGCGCATCCGTCAAAGAAAAAAAGATCGCGAAACTTTTTTCCGCGAAAAAAAAGGCGCCGAAAAAAATCGAGAAAAAAAACAAAACAGCCATAGAAGAAAAAATAAAAATTGCTTCCAAAGCAACCGGGAAAGAAAAAAAGAGGAACAGGGTTGTCTTGTTTGTTGTTCCGCTTCTGGTTGTTTCTTGTTTTGTTTTAGGATTTTTTACCTATTACTACCGCAATAAATATGTACAATTAGTGAAGACGCCGACTATTTTGGAAAAAAATGACCGCGAGTTGGTCTTGGGCAATGTCAGCAATTTGGCGGAACTTCCCAGTGGGGAAGATCCCATTATTGCGACAGCGGGGGATGTGGAAAAATTGACCGGACAAGCTTTTTCTTCCGATGTGTCCGCCGATGACAAAGCGGTGATTTATGTCGGGGCGAAAAAAGCGATTATCTATCGAACTTCGAGTGGAAAGATTGTCGAAACAACACCGTTTTCTTCAGAAGAAGATAAGATAGTGGCGCACGCGGAAAACCAGACGGCGCTGGTGGCGACAGAGGCGCAAGTAGCCGGAGCTGATACGCAAAATGCAGACCAAATAGGAATGGTTGCGCAAATTGTAAATCAGAACGAAGTAGGCAAGGCGGCAACTCAGATAATTGATCAAGCAATAACGCCGATAGACAAACGTTTTCGTGTGGCGGTCTATAACGGGACTAGCGTGAAAGGTGTGGCGGAGAAGATGGCGCAGACGATCATTTCGGTCAATACTAATATTGATGTGGTGAAAAAGACCAGTGCAGCTGGAGATTATCTGAAAACAACCGTCATCGATCTTTCCGGTAATAACGGCCAATTTGCGACCGATTTGGCCAGTGCAATCGACGGGGAAGTTTTAACTGCGGTTCCTGCGGGAGAAGCGGTGCCGAAAGCAGATGTGCTGGTGATTGTAGGTGGGAAATAA
- a CDS encoding peptidoglycan bridge formation glycyltransferase FemA/FemB family protein, translated as MQNDSPFGEFLQSEVWRQFQESVGRKTFHLSSENFWANIIFHKLPVVGKYFYVPRGPEVKSEPGSGAPEPGSDFGELIKLAKENNAGWIRIDPETEELLEAIRKNINYKIAKAPHDMQPKELYVIDIAKSEEELLAEMKAKTRYNIKLSQKHNVLVKVISNFQFPISNKFSNPNDQIKEKKYIEEFLRLTGVMARRQGIVAHPENYYRQMLEIIPGDNLKLYVAQYEGKIIAANLVVFYGETCIYLHGASDDNFRNVMAPYLLQWRQICDAKKAGCMRYDFGGIKTVNSEPAYAKASAGEQETVNGKNTWSGITKFKLGFAPKTLPTVFPGSYDIIINPVKYWLYRFIQKVKSFC; from the coding sequence ATGCAAAACGATTCTCCTTTTGGAGAATTTTTGCAGTCGGAGGTGTGGCGTCAATTTCAAGAGAGTGTGGGGCGGAAAACTTTTCATCTTTCTTCTGAAAATTTTTGGGCGAATATAATTTTTCATAAACTTCCGGTGGTGGGGAAATATTTTTATGTTCCGAGAGGACCAGAGGTAAAATCGGAGCCAGGCTCCGGAGCTCCGGAGCCTGGCTCCGATTTTGGAGAACTGATAAAATTAGCAAAAGAAAACAATGCGGGTTGGATCCGGATTGATCCGGAGACGGAAGAATTGCTGGAAGCGATTAGAAAAAATATAAATTATAAAATAGCGAAGGCGCCACACGATATGCAGCCCAAAGAGCTATATGTCATTGATATTGCGAAAAGCGAAGAAGAGCTTTTGGCGGAGATGAAGGCGAAAACTCGGTATAATATCAAACTTTCACAAAAACATAATGTTTTAGTGAAAGTAATTTCCAATTTCCAATTTCCAATTTCCAATAAATTTTCAAATCCCAATGATCAAATTAAAGAAAAAAAATACATCGAGGAGTTTTTAAGGTTGACTGGGGTGATGGCAAGGCGGCAGGGGATTGTGGCGCATCCGGAAAATTATTATCGTCAGATGCTGGAAATTATTCCGGGGGACAACTTGAAATTGTATGTTGCCCAATATGAAGGAAAAATTATTGCGGCTAATCTAGTTGTTTTTTATGGCGAGACTTGTATCTATCTCCACGGCGCATCGGATGATAATTTTCGCAACGTGATGGCGCCCTATCTTTTGCAGTGGCGACAAATTTGCGACGCGAAAAAGGCGGGATGCATGAGGTATGATTTCGGGGGGATAAAAACAGTTAACAGCGAACCTGCCTACGCCAAGGCTTCGGCAGGCGAGCAGGAAACAGTGAACGGTAAAAATACTTGGAGTGGAATTACGAAATTCAAACTTGGCTTTGCGCCGAAAACTTTGCCGACGGTTTTCCCTGGGAGTTATGATATTATCATAAATCCGGTAAAGTATTGGCTTTATCGATTTATTCAAAAAGTGAAAAGTTTTTGCTAA